The segment attaaatgatcatTTGCATATTTTTCTATAGATTAAAAAGGTAAGATTTAcgagataaaaaaattaaaaaatcgaaCACATTATTTTTGTACAATTTTAAATgagaacaaattaaaatattaaaaaaaaaattagaaaaaaatgtaaaaataaaatctaaacgAATTGTCCAATTATAAGAGCAGCAACGGGTGGAACAGCAGCAAtcataacatttattttattgctaTCAGCAGAAGATTTGGCGTTGTTAGTTTTGGGTGTTTCAGATGGAGTTGATGGACTCGATGATGAAACTGTTGGCGGAGGAGTTTGTGCTGGTGCGGGTTGTGTCGCTAAAGGAGTTGCAGCTACAGGAGTCGCTGCTGCTTTAGCCGATGATTGACTTGCAGCTAATTGACAAGATTGTTGTACTGCTGgctgaatttatttaaaagaaaaaaaatttattacgtGTTACATtgaaatgaacaaaaaaaaaaattgagaatctTACCTGATATGCTTTTCCTTCATTTTGTATATCAAGATCATCAGGACATTGAAGGTAGCAATTTTGAAGAGCTAAAAGTAAAgagattttttgaaaataaaaaaaaaagagagagaagaaaaaagaagaaaaggtTATTCGggatatcattattatattaaataacttttttttcttgttttttttttgaacatacCATTATTGGCATTGCATTTACAATTCCAATCGTCGAATGCACAACCGTTTAATTGAGCAGTGCCTCTATTTTTACAATCGGTGTATACTGCCATATTAGCGCATACCGCTTCGCTTGTAGGGGCCAAAGCAGAGATGGCGACCAAAGcaacaaataataaacttgtaggtttcattattaattattagaattagaaagactaaaaaaaaaatgtatatatatatatatgtatattttggatttttaaaaaagttttttttttaaaactgaaaaaaaaaagatataagaaaatttaacccattatatagaaaatttcgATTAACCGATTACAACATCTCTGCTTGgaggtaaaaattgatatacataataatctttaatatGATTTGATCTTTTATATTTGTGTAACGGAGTGCATAATTTATGGAAACTCTAAAGTGGcgttatgatttatttttattattaaaaacaattttttctttttttggaacaATTCcttattaactatttttattaaatataatgtttaataCTAAATTGGGTAATGGAACGTAGTCGATACTAAATATAGAGACTAAACTGATCGTAATCTCTAtgaaattactattttttttattaaattactttctTAAGTAATCAGTCATActttatcgaaattttttgGATCAAAAGAGATCTATTAATATATCCTTTAATAATACAGTAATGATTGTCATCCTTCGCAAAATAAGATGATTCTATTGCATTGttcatatgattattatttccaTCTACCCTttcgataattttttatctgataaaattaattttttttacgtaatataaattatgtgaaaaaattttatccattcaaattatgtaattaataaatcattttattaaattcaggAGTTAAAATTTCAGCTCAACTATTTATAACTACAGTTTTtgcttataatttttatttaaaagaaaaagtaatttttttaaagtttcctATTGGTATATAGTAATGTTACTTATGAAGTACAACCAGAGGTTACACAGATAAATGAAAAACGTTGTTATGCCAATTATTTTGGGTAAATAAGTATCTATTATTATGTATCTCCAGGATAAATCGAATGGCTCTACGTCGATTAGTTCAGCTTTATTCTATAAACCGAAAGACAAAGATCTGCAATTGTGCATTCTTTAAGGTGAAGTACGATATTGACAGTTTGCAACTACTAAACTATTTCTGAACAAGAACAAAGTGCTCAGGAAGTTTAAAGTTACCCACCGCATCTTATGATAATAGAATGTCGTTACGacaatttatcattaaattcatgGCGGATCATAATCATTCAGTTGTTTTGCCTCAGATCAGcgaaattttcattttgtaagAAATACTGGGAGATCCAAGGTActaaaaaagagagaaataaCTTGGTTAACATATACAGAAAGTATCGTTTATGGGTTTTGTCAATATTTACTTGTCCGTTCTGAATTTTCTATTTGTCTATTAGAgacttaataattcattttaagtttctcattgtttttaaaaagttcgaaaaagttcgaaaaaaaaattaagtttgcAAGTAGGAAATATGTTATGGAAAAATTTgaagtatattttattgatatcaaattattaatagtcacCTTAAAATCACTTATAAGCTTAAACTAGTCTACAATTGTAATCAGGCGTTTACCGGAATAGCGAAACAAtgattttctaattataaCTCGCTTGAATGATCACAACATATACGTGGCAATGCTGACTCTTTGAATTATGAGAGCGGCTAGGCTCCTTTCCGATTTAAAGCTAAGGAACTATGAAGAACGTGGAGAAATTTTACCTGTCACTTAAAATAATAACGAGGttaaaatggtaaaattacgCCGAAATTCAGACACTATACGAGTAACTGATTTTTTTGCcgaatattgtaataataaatccCCGGCTATCCCTTTAGTTattactttcttttaaatgaaTGTGAAAGTAATCATGATGTTTGTGATTTTTAtagtgatttttataaaatatatccaAGAATTATGAAGTTGTGGAGAAGAATAagtatcaatatcattatagcatttttttttcattttcgtaatattaaatttttaggttTGATTGCCTTGTGTGCCCCCTCCGTTTCACTGAATGAATATCCTTCTTTAGTGTCTCGGATGGTCCAGTTTAGTAGTCGTTATTCTTTGAATGGGTTAAGAATTTTCCCTCAAGAATGAGAATTCTAAAATATTCGTACAAATGTTTCTGTATTAACGAATCAgagaaataatttgttttgtAAAATGAATACAATAATAGATATCCGAGTAACGAACATTTAATGAGAATATCTCTAGCTCTAAACAATAAAATGAAAGTTCAATACTATTTAATACTTACCTATGCGCTGattcaaaaacaatttttCTCCACATATTCCGTAAAATTTTTCGCAGTCATCATATGTGCCTTCCACATAAAacgtataaaaatattaattcagaGCAATAGTATACCTAATACTTTCAAATACTTGGCCACAAAAAATGTTACTACGCCAATTAGACAATAACTGCGGCGCTATTAATAGTATACCTAATACTTTCAAATACTTGGCCACAAAAAATGTTACTACGCAGTTATATagcatttgttaaatttgaaaaGCTAATCTTTTTTGCagtaatacaaaataaaaaaaacgcaACTAAGCCTCGACGTTGCCTTTACtacttttgatttttcaattagATCCTACTTCTATCCACTtgaaattataacaattatgatgtaatgCGGTCTTTTTtaggtaaataattattgcaaAACCTCCGAAAACGATACCGCAGCAACTAAATTGTTAccaaattaagtaattttatatgcCACACGCAAGGGTCCTACCGATGCCCCGATCCataatagtatataaattattttttaatccgAATTCTCGATCCATCTCAACATTCGAGAATTTGAAATAAGTTTTCTCGGGTAAGAAAACTAGTCGACATCTTCAGATCTATTCGTTCCGCTCGATCACATCTTGATTAGTAGACTTGGTGACTACTTTAAACTCTTAACACATTCATTGGTCAAAAGAGTTTCCTTTTAATTACTTAAACccacaaacaaaaaaaaatgtcatcaGTCTCAAAACAAAAACGTTTGGCCAAAAAAGCCGCCAAAAATTCAAAGAAGCCAGAAGAAACACCCGATGTAAACGGCTCATCTACTAATAAAGAAACTATTGAGAATAGTACTGCAGCCGCTGCTAACGGCTTGTCTTTGGAAACATTAAAGATCTCTGGCGAAAGAACTGCTACTGGTGTATTGGCTTCACAGCCCAGATCAAGAGATATTAAGATTGAGCAATATAGTTTATCTTTTTATGGGCGTGTGTTGGTCGATAATGCAACAATTGAACTTAATTTCGGTAGACGGTACGTTATTTGATCtactcgtttttttttttgacattctTTTCGAGTTGTTGAATACTTAGTAAAGTAATTTGACCggtctttttaaatttagatatGGTCTAATAGGTGCAAATGGTTCAGGAAAGAGCACTTTCTTGGCGTCTTTGGCCGCGAGAGAAGCTCCAATTCCGGAGCACATTGATgtatgtataaattaatatttttgctttcatttattacttttaattcgACTGAAGATTAATCAACATTTCATTGCattttatagatatatttattaaatcaggAAGCGGAACCTTGTGATCTTAATGCTATCGACTATGTCATATTGGCAGCAAAGAGTGAAATTACTCGGTAATTATCAAAGATCTTTTATAATGTATGCAATATTggtttagaatttattaaggTTTCTtcaatttgtatttaatttttagtcTTGAAAAAGAAGTTGAGGATATACTGGCAGAGGCAGAAGGCGCGGAAGACCTAAGATTAGAAGATTTGTATGATCGTATTAATGCTCTCGATGAGTCGACATTTAAATCTCGTGCTAGCACTCTCCTTCATGGATTAGGTTTCTCTCAAGAAATGATGGCCAAAAAAACTAGAGATATGTCTGGTGGTTGGAGAATGCGAGTAGCGCTCGCAAAAGCTTTATTCATTAAACCTACTTTATTGTTGTTAGATGAACCAAGTAAgcttaagaaaatttatataatcttttttttttatttaaaatgttttcaatctttttttattaataatgatttttttttttagcaaatcaTTTGGATTTGGAAGCTTGTGTTTGGCTCGAAGagtatttaaagaattataatcGGTAAGTTAGATCAAAAATAgtagaaattattaaagtttatattttgaatgttaatatcattaattttttttttattttagtattttactTTTGGTCAGTCATTCTCAAGATTTTCTTGATGGTGTATGCAATGAAACTATGCATTTAacggaaaagaaaaaattaaattattacggAGGTGGATACTCTTCTTTCGTAAAGACTAAAGCAGAAATGGAAGTAAACCAAATGAAGGCATATCATAAACAACAGGAAGAAATTGCacacattaaaaaattcattgctTCGGCTGGTACATACGCTAATCTTGTAAGTGAATAACGAAtattttttacagaaattgacgaataattttattattaatattattctaattcGTATAAATTTAACCTCTAATAGGTCAAGCAAGCCAAAAGTAAACAAAAAATCATTGACAAGATGGAAGCTGCCGGTTTAATTGAAAAAGTAcgtgtatatttatttatgtttatatCATGATTTTGAATTTCTCTAACGGTTTAATATGACGTTATTATAGGTCGAACCACCCATCacattcaaattcaaatttgaaaatgttgaaaaactTCCTCCACCGGTATTACAATTCGATCAAGTATCTTTCTCTTATAGCGGAAGCAGTAAAACTGTAGATTTGTTATATAAAGATCTTGATCTAGCGGTGGATTTGGATTCTCGTGTAGCTCTTGTGGGACCTAATGGTGATTATCTTGATTGgtttgaattttattgtaaaataataaaaatatttatacttacattattatttttaaaatttaattaggcGTGGGGAAAAGTACTTTGTTAAAATTGATGATGGGCGAGATTCAACCTGTGAAAGGTAGAATCGCTCGCCATACTAATTTGAAATTGGCCAAATACAGCCAGCATAGGTCTGTATATAAACTTTtcaaacttttcaaaatttagTTCCTCATACATTAATTTTCTAACATTTTGATTTGATTACTTTTTAGCGCTGATCAACTTGATATGGATTTGAGtccaattaattatatgagaaaaaattttgctcATCTGAATGGAGATATTGATGTGAGTTTATGCAAATATAAATACAGATGCTATTTGATCATT is part of the Rhizophagus irregularis chromosome 26, complete sequence genome and harbors:
- a CDS encoding uncharacterized protein (SECRETED:cutsite_SEA-VC; SECRETED:prob_0.8824); SECRETED:SignalP(1-23) gives rise to the protein MKPTSLLFVALVAISALAPTSEAVCANMAVYTDCKNRGTAQLNGCAFDDWNCKCNANNALQNCYLQCPDDLDIQNEGKAYQPAVQQSCQLAASQSSAKAAATPVAATPLATQPAPAQTPPPTVSSSSPSTPSETPKTNNAKSSADSNKINVMIAAVPPVAALIIGQFV